Genomic window (Apium graveolens cultivar Ventura unplaced genomic scaffold, ASM990537v1 ctg2628, whole genome shotgun sequence):
AGGAAAAACCCTGTGGGAAAAACCCTAGTGAAGGATAAAGAGTACATGTGTTGCTCGTGTAACAACAAGTGTATTATATATCCCCCTCATTTTGGCATGACTATGAATATCAACATAGATCTCGAAGTATGCGCATTCTAATTTTGTGCACAAATTTCTCGAACGAAGATGTAGGAAGTGATTTTGTAAACAAATCTGCTGGATTTTCACATGAACCAATCTAACAAACATCAATTTCTCCCATTTGCTGAAGTTGATGGGTGAAGAAGAATTTTggatcaatgtgctttgtccgaTCTCCTTTAATGTAGCCTCCACGTGTCTGAATGATGCAAGCTTCATTGTCTTCATACAAAGTGGTAGGAATTCTTTTGTTGACTGAAAGACCACATGAATCTCGAATATGGTGAACAAGAGACCTCAGTCATACACATTCTCGACTTGCTTCATGAAGGGCCAATAATTCAGCATGATTTGAAGAAGTTGCTGCAAGAGTCTATTTTGTTGAGCGCCAAGATATTGCAGTCTCACCATATGTGAATATATAACCTGTTTGTGATCTTCCTTTGTGTGGATCAGACCGATATCCTGCATCTCCATAACCAACTAATTCTAATTTTGAGTCTTTAGAATAAAATAAACCCATATCCATTGTTCCTCGAAGATATCTAAATATTTGTTTCACACCAGTCCAATGCCTTCGAGTTGGAGCAGAACTATGTCTTGCCAAAAGGTTAACAGAAAATGTAATATCAGGACGTGTACAATTGGCAAGATACATTAGTGCACTAATGGCACTAAGATATGGTACTTCTGGACCAAGAAGTTCTTCTCCCTTTTCTCTTGGACGGAATGGATCCTTGTTCTTTTCTAGTGAACGTACAACCATAGGTGTACTCACTGGATATGCTTTATCCATAAGAAACCGTTTAAGAATCTTTTCAATATATGAAGACCGGTGGATAAAGATTCCTTTATATAAATGTTTGACTTGAAAACCAAGGAAGAGttttgttttacccaaatcctTCATTTCAAACTCTCTTTTCAAATATCCAATCATCTCATGGAGTTCATCTAGAGTTCCAATGATGTTTAAATCATCAACATAGACAACAATTATAGTAAACCCCAATTTTGTCCTTTTAATAAAAACacataaatatattatattattagtATATCCATCTTTCCAAATATATTCACTGAGATAATTATACCATATACGACCCGATTGTTTCAATCCGTATAATGATCTTTGTAATTTAATTGAGTAAATCTCGCGTGGTCTTGAACTATATGCTTCAGGCTTTTTTAATCCATCAGGGATCTTCATGTAAATGTCACTATCGAGTGACCCATACAAGCAGGCAGTCACAACATCAATTAAATTCATCCGGAGCCCTTCTAGAATTGATAAACTTATTAAAAATCTGAATATTGTTGCATCTATTACCGGGGAATAAGTTTCTTCTTAATCGATTCCCGGTCTTTGTGAGAAGCCTTGAGCAATAAGGCGTGCCTTGtatctcacaatttcattttTCTTATTTCTTTTATGTACAAATACCCATCTATATCCAACGGGTTTTACACCTGCGGGTGTTTGGACAATAGGTCCAAAAACTTGGCGTTTTTCAAGTGATTTCAATTCTGCTTCAATAGATTCTTTCTATTTTGGCCAGTCATTTCTTCTTTTACATTCATAGATCGATCTAGGCTCATGATCCTCGATTTCCTCAGAAATGTCAAGTGCAGCTGCATATGCAAATATATCATCCATGACAATTTCTTTTCAGTTCCACCTCTTTCCTGAAATGATAtaatttatcgagatctcttcTTTATAAACAATTTCGGGTGTTTGCTCATCCTTGGAAGACGTCTCTTCAGTGATCAAATTTATGATGTCATTTGATGTTCCAACTTTTTTATCAAGTTTCCTTGTTATTCTTGGAGTTTTATCCTTGGATCCAATAGGTCTGCCACGTTTCTGGCGTGCTTTAGACTCATTTACTAGCATGATTTTATTATCTTATTCAGGAAGTTTAATCTTACAAGGAACATTAACAGTTGGTATATGTGACTTTATCAATTCTTGACATCAGTAAATGCATCAGGTAATCTATTTGCGACTTCTTGTAGGTGGATAATCTTTTAAACTTCAAGTTCACATTGATTTGTTCGAGGATCATAATGAGACAGGGATACTGCATTCCACAAAATTTCTTgcttttctttttcaaattttgTCTTATCTCCCCCTAATGCAGGAAAAACTGTCTCATCAAATTGACAATCGGCAAATCTTGTCGTGAATAAATCACTAGTCTTGGGCTccaaatatttaataattgagGGAGAATCAAATCCAATATATACCCCTAATCTTCTTTGGGGTCCCATTTTTTTTCTTTGGGGAGGGGATATTGGAACATAAACTGCACACCCAAAAATTTTCAAGTAAGAGATATTTGGTTCTTGACCATCTACCAGTTGCATTGGGGAATATTTATGATAATAAGTCGGTCTTAACCAGACTAAAGAAGCCGCATGTAATATTGCATGTCCCCATACTGTAGTTGGTAAATTTGTTCTCATAAGTAATGGTCTCGCAATTAGTTGTAGCCTTTTAATGAAAGACTCAGCAAGACCATTTTGAGTGTGTGTGTGGGCAATGGAACGCTCCACTTCAATCCCAATAGACATACAAGAATCTTTAAAAGATtggtgtaacgcccccaaatccggggtcagagaatttggtcgtcactataaaacttcaatgcaaattaacctgtttaattaataaacaaatgccagcggaagatatttatcatttatgaccccaaactaatccaagatcttttaaggttacaattctacaaacaagatatccaaattccacaaataaatttttcactttcttttgaaactcttttcaataattctcaatctcaaagctaaaccccctagtataacttcgaaaagaaatatactaggcccaattaaaatatacaactataatataatataatataatataaacaaatttatacaataaaacttacactagtccgtaaaccctagaccaaccatcttccaaaagcttcttctttgcttcctcgaattacgcggttaaacagcaagctaatcctcactggaggttaaatttaaaaagaggcaagtatgagcgaaagaaatgctcagcaagatcattataacatatatagggtcattttgatataaaaccgacatctgcaatagcgcagaacattttaaaatcataattgctgaaacataaaattttagttggggaaccccagaattgattccttaattgtattcaaaaccctttttatattttcgagcgaaatgcttcagcaatactttgaatcttaacgagaatcaaactcgtaaaacagtgtttacggaaatatcgtaaacaacaataataagaaacaatgattatggattgaatcataaactttactcaaaactggactcttgatattaatactcattttgatgttatatcaaattagatatcaatacgaactttgatgctcacaacctacccgcgctaaaatagggaagtcaacatcaatcatctgcattaataccacctttaatatttaacaacaacttaaatatcaacatcaatcagcaaccgaattaaaactgtattccacctttattcaaaaccaaaacagttgataaatcatttccttataagattatcaaaagcaatataataataatttagattgaaatcctcgaatgacggtgtgttgccgccggtgatcagccacggagcaacaccggtatgccgaagcatatccaactaaacaaaggggtacccaaggcacacatcggcctagcaaggtgttatatcccgtataacacatagctcatgCTGGACCAACgtcacggcctcttacgcaaccatccaatcttaaaaacattttattaaaaGGGGTCAcaatactcgacacccttataaacttttattcacCTATTTACTTGGGCagcaaaaccaaaacaacgtcatctttctcaaaatccaaaatatttataaatccgatagttggataagtaaaacacttgactattctaaacatagaatagcatataagtacttgcataaacagaatcatttatttcagtgatatgtaaaatatttatctatccagaactgagaatagggaaagcaatacttgcataagaagatttaaaataaatatcacttgaacaataagtgatgatatggatacttgcctttgggatttagcagttagtcacactcacaaagacgcatctattcttttcaacactttattgatatgttgctcctgcgattgctagaaggCAGATACCCAAaaccattccatctcattctttatccaacgtcttgtcctgatcaactcgaatgatccgcatctataattaaaaaatataactttaatcgcctaaacgataatcactTAACGAACTGCGCATCAAtaccttatcgtctacccatacgatagcccacacataaatataacaaaCAAACACATGACTCTTcatccacatatgcacataattcacataacatgtaaacacataactcacgtatcacataattcatattacacacgcctcggttcgtcaaaaggttcgacttggtacgtttaaaactgaaatcgggtcaaaatatgatttatcgatcaataattgactcagaatgacttgtaaaacaagcgacctttcgaaacaaaaggatttacgtctcgaaagtatttttattgaaagcagaatatttttctgagtctgtacgcgttcgtttcgtattaaacggacgaacggttgatttattataaatttatgaatatttttcagaattaaaacgggtctccgaatcatttaataattaaataatagggctcgaacacccaaaaataattttataaaaattatcgagcctggaaaataatttaaaataatattttaaaacttgaaactatttttcaaaatttttaaatcaagaataattaattaaatctaattaaataatcaattaaaattaattaataactaattaaattaattaatcaacaaatatttaaattaattgactaattaaataattaattatcaactaaaattaattaactaaataatttggatttatttttgcattaaaataaattttcagaattaaaataatgattttcaaaataaaaatgaatttttagaaattaaaaataggatttttgaattatttgtaaAAAGAAAATCCAAAAACATATTTTTAGAAAACTAATTTGGCGCAaatggatcgaaaccgggtcgagGACAACTGTCAAACGGGTCGGAACCGGGTCGTCAAGAATCAAGAACACCACCGGATTTTCTGCAGAATCCGGCGACATCCCGGATTCCGGCGAACCCAAATATACACCCAAACAACCTGTTCAAAGTGGGGTTGTAGTCTTAGCATATCATAAATCAACTCGGAAGTTCAGAAAACAAACTCGCAGCAACAGCTACCACAGGAATCAACGATTCCGGTCTGAACTCCATTGAAACCGACCAAACAAGCTCCAATTTCGGCCAACTCGCTTCCCATCGATTTAGCAATAGAATGAACACaataatagtataaattgattGTAAACAACATAAAGCTATACAACCCATCAAAATAAGTCAAATATTGCttaatcaaaaagccccaaattcgggtataaaccctaaattacgaaattaataaattacccatcgtttgaatgatttgatggcataaacagaaagagcatgaaaatctgagcattttggttactcatacttcgaATTCTGAAATATGCATCACCCTCAAATGATCGTTTGAtcctcaagaacaccaagaacattttttcaaagaatttttagaaaatcaaaccttaattactATACGTTAATGAACtatatttttgaagtataatatatgaaattgaccagaaaaatatgttctacaacatggaatcgtcaaaatactcaaataatcatgtctgcaaaaattcatatttcattccctaaataattcgaattaaaataatttaataagaAAATTGCCTTAATTTCTGGGTAAAAaatgatgattgattcagaaagaagatttcgagagcttcgttttgatatattacacgcccgaatcggagttccataacgccttcgtttgtacgattgattctcaggaacttatcggtttctagggtttttctctgtatttactgtatttttactggttgtaaatgaataaacgaataaaatgaaataagaaatatgctatttatatttacggaatattgattcgttctggatcattttggatcgatacattagttgcttagccgctaagtaactacaaaacgatccaaaaatagattatttagccgctaagtaactataaaaacgatacaatttaatatcagatttggataattatcaaaaccgagcttttcataaaacaccgtatacgaaatgtaaaaatatcccgtctctcgagaatacgggttttgttgatttatcgaaatggttatcgtaccaaaaatcttgcgtcgggccgcgcacgggtcaaaccgtaatccggatcgaaaaagtcaaaatacggaaaatgtctggaattaccagattaggttagaaaaaagtttttggaagagttttgagttataaaaatgcaaaaacagttgaagtcggacgattcccggctttattaaacaattttataattactcagaaaataattaataaatttataaatcattataaatcatataacaatccaaaaattaccagaaaaatttcaccattatccatattttattctggacatataaaaattcaaatactcaaataatatcacatataaacacccaaacatcaattccaattatcatataatttactaaaattcacataaaatcacataaacaattccaaataataataataatatttaaaaatatgagatattataatctaccccccttataaggattccgtcctcggaatcagcagaagagagcactagggatcttctagccaactttTCAATCTTGCACACGCAACTCTTCTCAAAATTTTCAACTAAACCTAGATTCCTTGTATAACTTCATTCCGCACCACTATTTcatccacatcctttgaccaattcctcaatagaatcgcttttacagattgcgagaaagaagaatagaaagaaagatagagggaaagaaaaagaaaaagagatagatagagagagaAGTAAAGAAATAAATTGACTTCGTTGTAAGCCACTGATATTATAACCACATCGcagtccactgttgctcttggtaatcccatcacataactctgctttgacttgaccaagataactcaTCTTAACCTGATTGGCATACCTTTGACTaattgagatgataaaatcatgaaattccaaaaagaaaagaatttgatatcataacAGGACCAAAATCTGAAATTGTGAAAAAGTATTATTGTaataagagaataactgagagatcaatatgatcaaatgaacttggtattgcgtgtccaaattagacactactaaaggttattaaccttcttatagtcacaacacacacaagtgatggcgtcccatccaactcctatcacacagacaggtataccttgtgtcccctatagatagggttgttcatctcagtcagaataaaagaatatgaaaggaattcaaaatcaaatgaataaaactaaaagatttcaaagatgatatttctgaaggaaatgaaatccagagaacaaaatttcTGGCACAAAATGAACAAATGGTGTCGCATCACCAAGACACTATCCACcatataagaaaagtggaagttaaattatcataattcggcagagctatcaaaacctgaaaaataggttTCATGACAGTCTCTGGAACATTTAAAACACAGGTAAGATTGAAAACGAGTGTTaaggaatatatcctctaacaaataccgcttttgagagaggtcaaaagatATTATAGAAAGAGAAGATATTGCAAAAGTCTTAATaattatcttctatttgaactcttctgttgactcgtcatctgATTCTAGACACTTTTTCATGTTCCacggatatcgataatcttcatcgtcgtcgaattgtagtagcctcggaagattccacaatagaagtttgcaagCGCCCAGAGTTTTATCAAGCtaaacacaaccatctcaaacgaatgtgcctatcttaacttattcgttggtactatatccaatagtccaacaggaactcgatatgagctcaaacgtcctcacatagctatacacactcctacacactctcgtttctagtttactataacctcagctctgataccaacctgtaacgcccccaaatccggggtcaggggatttggtcgtcactataaaacttcaatccaaattaacctgtttatttaataaacaaatgccagcggaagatatttatcatttatgaccccaaaataatccaagatcttttaaggttacagttctagaaacaagatatccaaattccacaaataaatttttcactttcttttgaaactcttttcaacaattctcaatctcaaagctaaaccccctagtataacttcgaaaaaaagtatactaggcctaattaaaatatacaactataatataatataatataatataaacaactttatacaataaaacttatactagtccgcaaaccctagaccaaccatctttcaaaagcttcttctttgcttcctcgaattacgcggttaaacagcaaattaatcctcactggaggttaaatttaaaaacaggcaagtatgagcgaaagaaatgctcagcaagatcattatagcatatatagggttgttttgatataaaaccgacatctgcaatagcgcagaacattttaaaatcataattgctgaaacagaaaattttagttggggaaccccagaattgatttcttaattgtattcaaaaccctttttatattttcgagcgaaatgcttagcaatactttgaatcttgacgagaatcaaactcgtaaaagagtgtttacggaaatatcgtaaacaacaatactaagaaacaatgattatggattgaatcataaactttactcaaaactgaactcttgatattaatactcattttgatgttatatcaaattagatatcaatacgaactttgatgctcacaacctacccgcgctaaaatacggaagtcaacatcaatcatctgcattaataccacctttgatatttaacaacaacctaaatatcaatatcaatcatctgcattaataccacctttgatatttaacaacaacttaaatatcaacaccaatcagcaaccgaattaaaactgtattccacctttattcaaaaccaaaaaagttgataaatcatttccttataagattatcaaaagtaatataataataatttagattggaatcctcgaacgacggtgtgttgccgccggtgatcagccgcggagcaacaccggtatgtcgaagcatatccaactaaacaaaggggtacccaaggcacatatcgtcctagcaaggtgttatatcccgtataacacatagctcacgctggaccgccgccacagCCTCTTACccaaccatccaatcttaaaaatattttattgaaaggggtcataatactcgacacccttataacTTTTATTCGCTCATTTACTTGGGCagcaaaaccaaaacaacgtcatctttctcaaaatccaaaacatttataaatccgatagttggataagtaaaatacttgactattctgaacatagaatagcataTAAGTaattg
Coding sequences:
- the LOC141700629 gene encoding secreted RxLR effector protein 161-like is translated as MVVRSLEKNKDPFRPREKGEELLGPEVPYLSAISALMYLANCTRPDITFSVNLLARHSSAPTRRHWTGVKQIFRYLRGTMDMGLFYSKDSKLELVGYGDAGYRSDPHKGRSQTGYIFTYGETAISWRSTK